A window from Salvia miltiorrhiza cultivar Shanhuang (shh) chromosome 2, IMPLAD_Smil_shh, whole genome shotgun sequence encodes these proteins:
- the LOC131008778 gene encoding ADP,ATP carrier protein ER-ANT1 produces MAKNSEKFSIDFILGGTAAITAKTAAAPIERVKLLLQNQGELVKQGQLQRPYGGVGNCFRRVYREQGVLSFWRGNQANVIRYFPTQAFNFAFKGYFKSLFGCSKEKDGYLKWFAGNVASGSAAGATTSLFLYHLDYARTRLATDARDCRINGKHQFNGLLDVYRKTLSSDGMAGLYRGFGVSILGITLYRGMYFGIYDTMKPVVLVGPFQDNFVASFFLGWSVTTVSGVCAYPFDTLRRRMMLTSGQSVKYHSAKQAFVEIVRVEGFAALYRGVTANMLLGVAGAGVLAGYDKLYRIVYTPHYNLSSQKAFK; encoded by the exons ATGGCAAAAAACTCGGAGAAATTTTCAATAGATTTCATCCTAGGAGGGACTGCGGCTATTACAGCAAAAACTGCTGCTGCACCGATTGAGAGAGTGAAGCTTTTGTTGCAGAACCAAGGAGAGTTAGTGAAGCAAGGGCAGCTTCAAAGACCTTATGGCGGTGTTGGTAATTGCTTCCGGAGGGTCTACAGGGAGCAAGGGGTTTTGTCCTTTTGGAGGGGTAATCAAGCCAATGTTATAAGATATTTCCCCACTCAG GCCTTCAACTTTGCATTTAAAGGCTACTTCAAAAGCTTGTTCGGATGCTCAAAAGAGAAGGATGGATACTTAAAGTGGTTTGCTGGAAATGTTGCTTCTGGGAGTGCTGCAGGAGCTACCACTTCTTTGTTTCTTTATCACCTAGATTATGCAAGGACTCGACTGGCGACAGATGCTAGGGACTGCCGTATCAATGGGAAGCACCAATTTAATGGGCTACTGGATGTTTATCGTAAAACCTTGTCAAGTGATGGAATGGCAGGTCTTTATCGAGGGTTTGGGGTTTCGATATTGGGAATTACTCTTTATCGTGGAATGTATTTTGGGATCTATGACACCATGAAACCTGTAGTTTTGGTTGGACCGTTTCAG GACAATTTTGTTGCTAGCTTCTTCTTGGGTTGGAGTGTGACAACGGTTTCTGGGGTATGTGCCTACCCATTTGACACTCTACGACGGAGAATGATGCTCACGTCCGGACAATCAGTCAAGTATCACAGTGCCAAGCAAGCATTCGTTGAAATTGTTCGGGTTGAAGGTTTTGCAGCACTGTATAGAGGAGTCACAGCGAACATGCTACTTGGTGTCGCTGGTGCTGGAGTACTTGCTGGATATGATAAGCTGTACAGAATTGTATATACACCGCATTATAACCTCAGCTCTCAGAAGGCCTTCAAATGA
- the LOC131008779 gene encoding uncharacterized protein LOC131008779, translated as MPGFCMSRAATRIRARVRVRSPSQQYKKTASFIKAQDKSDGVSEFSFNSCLPESESGNRVMIVVDSGPEARVALEWALSHTVQSHDTIVLLHVARKDGNTNGEIDQTAYDLLHSSKNMCQHKRPEVHVEMAVREGKDKGATILEEAKRVRVSLLVLGQRKQSFLRRLQMIWASKRNGSRFVDYCIQNANCMTIAVRRKNRKYGGYLITTKRHKNFWLLA; from the exons ATGCCTGGTTTCTGCATGAGTCGTGCTGCTACGCGCATCCGTGCCCGTGTTCGGGTCCGTTCGCCCTCTCAGCAGTACAAGAAAACTGCAAGTTTCATCAAAGCACAGGACAAGTCAGATGGGGTCAGTGAGTTCAGCTTCAACAGCTGTCTGCCCGAATCTGAATCCGGGAACAGGGTGATGATCGTAGTTGACTCCGGCCCCGAAGCTAGGGTGGCGCTCGAGTGGGCACTGTCTCACACGGTCCAAAGCCACGACACGATTGTTCTGTTGCACGTCGCCAGAAAGG ATGGGAATACAAACGGGGAGATTGATCAAACTGCATACGATCTTCTGCACTCCAGCAAAAATATGTGTCAGCACAAAAGACCTGAG GTGCATGTGGAGATGGCAGTCCGAGAAGGGAAGGACAAGGGTGCTACCATTCTTGAAGAAGCAAAACGAGTAAGGGTCTCGTTACTGGTTCTTGGACAACGAAAGCAATCATTTCTAAGGCGACTACAGATGATTTGGGCAAGCAAGAGGAACGGGAGCAGGTTCGTGGATTATTGCATCCAGAATGCCAATTGTATGACAATCGCAGTTAGAAGGAAAAATAGGAAATATGGAGGATATTTGATCACTACCAAACGTCACAAGAACTTTTGGCTTCTGGCCTAG
- the LOC131008734 gene encoding uncharacterized protein LOC131008734 — MDFWLRAREFAEEAAKKSQQFTQGLGSAGLSGVVSEASKRSKELAAGASKLSQELAADALKRADEIKAHIPPAAVVLNGLVDSAQKAAYDPADLERFGVTDELREFVRGITTNTFRDFPLEDESKVSDIPTVSNVRQDLTEWQERHAKLVLLTVKEISKLRYQLCPRVMKEWKFWKIYFILVNSHVAIYEKRYMEVVKLKAAENVTDAEVEGTSSSVRSERADEILKPKSNTQKSASADKDLDVFLLGDLEDSDDGPDDGNDGSDDDGFEKL, encoded by the exons ATGGATTTCTGGCTGAGAGCTCGGGAATTCGCGGAGGAGGCGGCCAAGAAATCGCAGCAGTTCACGCAGGGACTCGGCTCCGCCGGTTTATCCGGCGTCGTGTCGGAGGCGTCAAAGCGCTCCAAGGAGCTGGCGGCCGGGGCGTCGAAGCTGTCGCAGGAACTCGCCGCAGACGCTCTGAAGCGCGCCGATGAGATCAAGGCTCACATTCCTCCCGCCGCCGTGGTTCTGAACGGTCTCGTCGATTCCGCTCAGAAGGCCGCCTATGACCCTGCTGATCTGGAGAGGTTCGGTGTTACGGATGAGTTGAGGGAGTTTGTGAGAGGCATTACGACGAATACCTTCCGTGATTTCCCGCTTGAAG ATGAGTCAAAAGTGTCTGATATTCCTACTGTCTCAAATGTTCGGCAAGATCTCACAGAGTGGCAAGAAAGGCATGCCAAGCTTGTTCTTTTGACAGTGAAG GAAATCTCAAAGCTAAGGTATCAACTTTGTCCACGTGTGATGAAGGAATGGAAGTTTTGGAAGATCTACTTCATTCTTGTTAACAGTCATGTGGCAAT ATATGAGAAACGCTATATGGAAGTTGTAAAGCTCAAGGCAGCTGAAAATGTTACAGATGCTGAGGTTGAGGGAACTTCATCAAGTGTAAGATCTGAAAGAGCAGATGAGATTTTAAAACCAAAAAGCAATACTCAGAAGTCAGCATCTGCTGACAAGGATCTGGATGTATTTCTTCTTGGAGACCTTGAGGACAGTGATGATGGTCCAG ATGATGGGAATGATGGCTCAGATGATGATGGCTTTGAAAAACTATAA
- the LOC131008775 gene encoding uncharacterized protein LOC131008775 produces the protein MNSPCAEPKLRCRVKDLVASCFNTRRLPLEEEEAADSKRPPKTSLKASTSSHKSGGGSWRAAAEAEPRFAEEDYIVFCFGEDGEIHMINNDRKSSEILQPCCSVSTTKMMKNEVEQPNISGSKMESSFESCDSSLSETSTCSSFAFPVLGMEWIGSPLHMPNAEKRNACRRCATL, from the exons ATGAACTCACCATGCGCAGAGCCAAAGCTTCGATGTAGAGTTAAAGATTTAGTAGCATCATGTTTCAATACTCGCCGCCTACCTCTAG AGGAAGAGGAAGCAGCTGACAGCAAACGGCCGCCTAAAACAAGCTTGAAAGCGTCTACTTCTTCACATAAGAGCGGCGGCGGCAGTTggcgggcggcggcggaggctgAGCCGCGCTTTGCTGAGGAAGACTACATAGTTTTCTGCTTCGGAGAAGATGGGGAAATTCACATGATAAATAATGACAGAAAATCATCAGAAATATTACAACCCTGCTGCAGCGTTAGTACCACAAAG ATGATGAAGAATGAAGTTGAGCAGCCAAATATTAGTGGAAGCAAAATGGAGTCCTCTTTTGAGTCGTGTGATTCTAGCCTATCAGAAACCAGCACCTGCAGCTCCTTTGCCTTCCCAGT GTTGGGAATGGAGTGGATAGGCAGCCCCCTTCACATGCCCAACGCAGAAAAACGCAACGCCTGCAGGCGATGCGCTACgctatga
- the LOC131008777 gene encoding isoaspartyl peptidase/L-asparaginase 1, whose product MGWAIALHGGGGEIPRSLPPERIQPREEALRHSLQVGVAAIKAGRSPLDVVELVVRELEDHPLFNAGRGSVLTSNGTVEMEACIMDGNTKRCGAVSGLTTVKNAISLARLVMEKTPHIYLGFDGAEAFARDQGVETIDSSHFITPENIERLKQAKEANRVQIDYTEPLTKVEEASPPNGDSQLGTVGCVAVDGNGNLATATSTGGLVNKMAGRIGDTPIIGAGTYANKLCAVSATGKGESIIRATVARDVAALMEYKGLSLKEAAAYVIEECAPSHTAGLVAVSAAGDVAMPFNTVGMFRACATEAGYTEVAIWPDESCD is encoded by the exons ATGGGTTGGGCTATCGCACTGcacggcggcggcggtgaaatCCCCCGCTCATTGCCGCCGGAGCGCATCCAGCCCCGAGAAGAAGCCCTCCGCCACTCTCTGCAGGTCGGCGTCGCCGCTATTAAAGCTGGTCGATCACCACTCGATGTCGTCGAACTCGTC GTTCGCGAATTGGAAGACCATCCACTCTTTAATGCGGGGAGAGGGTCTGTCTTGACAAGCAACGGGACGGTGGAAATGGAGGCTTGTATCATGGATGGGAATACGAAGCGCTGTGGAGCTGTTTCTGGCCTTACTACTGTCAAAAATGCAATTTCTCTAGCAAGGCTAGTTATGGAGAAAACTCCTCATATATATCTTGGATTTGATGGGGCTGAGGCTTTTGCAAGGGATCAA GGCGTGGAAACTATAGATTCAAGCCATTTTATAACTCCAGAAAACATTGAAAGACTGAAACAAGCAAAAGAAGCTAATCGAGTTCAG ATCGATTATACAGAACCACTAACGAAAGTTGAAGAAGCGTCGCCTCCTAATGGAGACAGTCAGCTTGGGACAGTCGGGTGCGTGGCTGTGGACGGGAATGGCAACCTAGCCACTGCCACGTCAACTGGCGGATTAGTGAACAAGATGGCTGGGAGGATTGGTGACACGCCAATCATTGGCGCAGGAACCTACGCGAACAAGCTGTGCGCCGTGTCTGCTACAGGCAAGGGCGAGTCCATCATCCGGGCCACAGTTGCGAGGGACGTGGCTGCTCTTATGGAGTACAAGGGGCTGTCGCTCAAGGAGGCAGCGGCGTATGTGATTGAGGAGTGCGCGCCAAGCCACACTGCGGGTCTAGTGGCGGTGTCGGCTGCTGGAGACGTTGCGATGCCGTTCAACACGGTAGGCATGTTCAGAGCCTGCGCTACTGAGGCTGGCTATACTGAGGTTGCGATATGGCCGGATGAGTCTTGTGATTGA
- the LOC131008774 gene encoding protein MICROTUBULE BINDING PROTEIN 2C: MEGRMYESQQHLVDLQDTSGFGSDPKSWLSGDDLSRTLSSLSAAAATASATGGVDPVLFNDLVEMVPLVQSLIDRKSNSSFKRRGSMIYTKTPSREALYKKTAGKSATLPTKKPRDQGDRTAADSPDTEDLSISSRTLLSEKDREELMALRDQVEDLKRQLSEKDELLGSAELIKNEMTSIQTKYEELKSEAAEKDSLIKSTQLQLSDAKVKLADKQAAVEKLQWETMTSNKKAERLQEDLDKVQGEISSFMILIEGLRRDDSAFSAGDYDDVLNPIDPNHEIDHEMDMQELEAARAAYITAVTASKELQNEESVSAAARARFHLQSLVLQQS; this comes from the exons ATGGAGGGGAGGATGTACGAATCCCAGCAGCATTTGGTGGATTTGCAAGACACCAGTGGTTTCGGGTCGGACCCGAAGTCATGGCTCTCCGGCGACGACCTCAGCCGCACGCTCTCCTctctctccgccgccgccgccaccgcctccgccACCGGAGGCGTCGATCCGGTCCTCTTCAACGACCTCGTGGAGATGGTCCCACTCGTCCAGTCGCTCATT GATCGGAAATCGAATTCCTCGTTCAAGCGGCGGGGTTCTATGATCTACACAAAGACGCCTTCTAGAGAAGCCCTCTATAAAAAG ACAGCTGGAAAGAGTGCTACTCTTCCAACAAAAAAGCCCAGGGACCAGGGAGACAGGACTGCAGCCGACAGTCCAGACACGGAGGACCTATCAATTTCTTCGAGGACGTTGCTCTCTGAAAAGGATAGAGAAGAACTGATGGCATTGCGGGACCAAGTAGAGGATCTGAAGAGGCAGTTATCAGAAAAAGATGAACTTTTGGGATCAGCAGAACTCATAAAGAATGAGATGACTTCAATTCAGACAAAATATGAGGAACTTAAAAGTGAGGCTGCAGAAAAGGACTCACTAATTAAGTCCACTCAACTACAGCTTTCCGATGCAAAG GTTAAGCTTGCCGACAAACAAGCAGCTGTTGAAAAGTTACAATGGGAGACAATGACTTCCAACAAGAAAGCGGAGAGGCTCCAGGAAGATCTAGATAAGGTGCAAGGGGAGATATCATCTTTTATGATATTAATTGAAGGCTTGAGAAGAGATGACTCTGCCTTTTCTGCTGGAGATTATGATGACGTCCTCAATCCTATTGATCCGAATCACGAAATA GATCATGAAATGGATATGCAGGAACTGGAAGCTGCAAGGGCAGCTTATATCACTGCTGTGACGGCTTCTAAAGAATTGCAAAACGAAGAATCTGTCTCTGCTGCTGCAAGAGCAAGGTTTCATCTGCAGTCACTAGTCCTGCAACAGTCCTAA